In a single window of the Bactrocera dorsalis isolate Fly_Bdor chromosome 2, ASM2337382v1, whole genome shotgun sequence genome:
- the LOC125776627 gene encoding uncharacterized protein LOC125776627, whose product MPPVGFQFGDNRFAALAQGPQPKRKKSYQKLQDAFPDLPPIKSDDPKYIVIKSDENTTPLSKVSCFRVYNALLTVSKDINKISELRDGSLLLLVKNKQVAEKFIKTKCLFNIGAVSASYHQHLNCNKGTIYAPFLNDVPENEIIEGLSSYEVSAVYKFTRKVEGVIKPTGVMLISFNSYSLPNKINIAWRMTSVRPYVPNPMRCRSCQKLGHTQKHCKGSPTCEICNFPSPHDNDCIRVMCANCSGEHRSSDYTCPKYMQTKEILKIKTLEKCSMHEALKKYRENTSLPSLTASFAHVLQPAKEVSSETTTPTKISAINNSTKSKNTHITADNDLPTTSKQNAEITSAPNSSLKSLTNKNHSSNANNKHISINKPTSISSDYNNVSHSAKNISDNCTQQDSFLNPKLFSPTTASFISNLNNSLNSLNKYTDLKNTTTNTTVQSNPPNHENLFPTTNISNDNQYSTEHTEQIEIDSE is encoded by the coding sequence atGCCCCCGGTGGGCTTCCAGTTCGGGGACAACAGGTTTGCTGCGCTGGCCCAAGGTCCCCaaccaaaacgtaaaaaatcgtATCAAAAACTGCAAGATGCTTTTCCTGACTTACCGCCAATAAAAAGTGATGACCCAAAGTATATAGTGATTAAATCCGATGAGAATACTACACCGCTTTCGAAGGTTTCTTGTTTTCGTGTTTACAATGCCTTACTCACCGTGAGCaaagatataaacaaaattagtgaATTACGCGACGGCAGCCTATTACTGCTAGTGAAAAATAAGCAAGTAgcagaaaagtttataaaaacgaaatgtctTTTCAACATTGGCGCTGTTAGCGCTAGCTATCATCAACATCTTAATTGTAACAAAGGCACCATTTATGCACCGTTCTTAAACGATGTGCCTGAAAACGAAATAATAGAAGGACTGAGTTCTTACGAAGTTTCCGCGGTTTATAAGTTCACTCGCAAAGTTGAAGGTGTTATAAAGCCTACTGGTGTTATGCTAATATCATTCAACAGTTATTCccttccaaacaaaataaacatcgcATGGAGGATGACCTCTGTGCGACCGTACGTGCCTAATCCAATGCGCTGCAGGTCATGTCAGAAATTGGGTCATACGCAAAAACATTGTAAAGGCTCCCCAACAtgcgaaatttgcaattttccctCACCACACGATAATGACTGCATCCGAGTTATGTGTGCGAATTGTTCTGGCGAGCATCGCTCTTCTGACTATACGTGTCCAAAGTATATGCaaaccaaagaaattttaaaaataaagacactAGAAAAGTGCAGTATGCACGAAGCCCTCAAAAAGTATAGAGAAAATACTTCCCTCCCTTCCCTCACTGCTAGCTTTGCACATGTGCTTCAACCTGCAAAAGAGGTATCCTCTGAAACcaccacaccaacaaaaatttcagccatcaacaattccacaaaatctaaaaatactcaTATAACCGCCGACAATGACTTGCCTActacatcaaaacaaaacgcagaGATCACCTCTGCACCCAACTCATcattaaaatctttaactaACAAAAACCACTCATCAAACGCCAACAATAAGCATATTTCCATCAACAAGCCTACATCGATCAGTTCTGACTACAACAACGTCTCACATTCAGCTAAAAATATCAGCGACAACTGTACCCAACAAGACTCTTTCTTAAATCCCAAACTTTTCAGTCCAACAACAGCCTCTTTCATTTCTAACTTAAACAACTCCTTAAACTCGCTTAATAAATATACTGACCTCAAAAATACTACTACCAACACTACTGTGCAATCTAATCCACCTAATCACGAAAATCTCTTTCCAACAACAAACATTTCCAACGATAATCAATACTCTACTGAACATAcggaacaaatagaaattgactctgaataa